In the genome of Alphaproteobacteria bacterium, the window ATGGGCAAGACCGCCAATGCTGCAGCAGAACTGGCACAGGCATTTGCCCGCAAGCAAGCCGAAAAATACTATTGGGCGCTGGTGTTGCGCGTACCCGATGTGGAAGCCGGAATGGTGGATATGTCACTGGCTAAAAAAGCCATTGGTAAAGACAGTAAATATGAAAAAGTGCAGGGTGATGACGATGGCAAAAACGCAGTTACTTATTATCAGGTGATTGACCGCGCCGGTCAAAAGCTTTCATGGGTAGAGCTCACGCCAATAACCGGACGCACCCACCAGTTGCGGGTGCATATGGCGGGTATTGGACACCCTATTCTGGGTGATGGCAAATATGGCGGTAGTGATGCGTTTTTTGAGGGCGATGCAATTGCCAAAAAGCTTCACCTACACGCGCGACGTCTTATTGTGCCATTAA includes:
- a CDS encoding RNA pseudouridine synthase, which translates into the protein MGKTANAAAELAQAFARKQAEKYYWALVLRVPDVEAGMVDMSLAKKAIGKDSKYEKVQGDDDGKNAVTYYQVIDRAGQKLSWVELTPITGRTHQLRVHMAGIGHPILGDGKYGGSDAFFEGDAIAKKLHLHARRLIVPLKDRTLIFEAPLTGHMKKSWQFFQFEEPTIKRHMLTK